Proteins co-encoded in one Jeotgalibacillus malaysiensis genomic window:
- a CDS encoding RNA pseudouridine synthase, which translates to MTSYFSIRIHSNWHGKPLDTLLKDQFAFSKKTIHQWRMDKSILINGELKPWKDPVSEDDVITIAYEASTSAAEWAYPIEVLYEDEHMLIVNKPAGIDTHPNDESDQQTLQNAVVHYLLSADHTGYAQPIHRLDRDTTGAILFAKHPAIKPLLDQMLEKRMIKRTYHALASGKMKPHGTISEPIGKDRHHPVRRRVSPGGQKAVTHYQLISYNAEKNLSLVELNLETGRTHQIRVHLSYIGHPIAGDRLYGSLVKDFKHQTLHAKKLAFIHPFTLEEISSEAKNPDYFG; encoded by the coding sequence ATGACATCTTATTTTTCAATCCGGATTCATTCTAATTGGCACGGAAAGCCGCTGGATACATTATTGAAAGATCAGTTTGCTTTTAGTAAGAAGACGATTCATCAATGGAGAATGGATAAAAGCATCTTAATTAATGGAGAACTGAAGCCGTGGAAAGACCCCGTGAGTGAAGATGACGTGATAACTATAGCTTATGAAGCTTCAACTTCCGCTGCTGAATGGGCTTATCCAATAGAAGTATTATATGAAGATGAGCATATGCTGATTGTGAATAAACCTGCAGGCATTGATACACATCCAAACGATGAATCAGATCAACAGACGCTGCAAAACGCTGTTGTTCATTACTTACTTTCAGCAGACCACACAGGCTATGCACAGCCAATTCACAGACTTGACCGCGATACAACAGGCGCTATTCTATTTGCAAAGCATCCAGCTATTAAGCCGCTGCTTGATCAGATGCTAGAAAAGAGAATGATTAAGCGGACATACCATGCACTTGCTTCAGGGAAAATGAAGCCGCACGGAACAATCAGTGAACCGATTGGAAAAGACCGCCATCATCCTGTCAGAAGGCGTGTATCCCCTGGCGGACAAAAGGCTGTTACACACTATCAGCTGATTTCTTATAATGCGGAAAAGAACCTGTCATTAGTTGAATTGAACCTTGAAACAGGACGCACTCACCAGATCAGGGTGCATCTCTCCTATATTGGTCATCCAATTGCTGGCGACAGGCTTTACGGTTCACTTGTGAAGGACTTTAAGCACCAGACGCTTCACGCGAAGAAGCTGGCATTTATCCATCCATTTACGCTTGAAGAAATTAGTTCAGAAGCAAAAAATCCTGATTACTTTGGATAA
- a CDS encoding thioredoxin — MKKVLIFGGVIVLIFAAIVLITNMQNSTATEGNPYGKDDLNQATIDLLDDENYQNQIVPEDLEERISSGEPTTVYFFSPTCQYCQQTTPILAPLAEEMNVDLLQHNLLEFDNSWNEYGIQSTPTLVHYEDGEAVDGIVGAATEEDYRAFFERNVTGE; from the coding sequence ATGAAAAAAGTTTTAATTTTCGGCGGTGTCATTGTGCTGATTTTCGCAGCCATTGTACTGATCACAAATATGCAGAACTCAACAGCAACTGAAGGAAATCCTTACGGGAAAGATGATCTGAACCAGGCAACAATTGACCTGCTGGATGATGAAAATTATCAGAACCAGATCGTACCTGAAGATTTAGAGGAACGAATTTCAAGTGGTGAACCGACTACTGTTTATTTCTTCAGCCCGACATGTCAATATTGTCAGCAGACAACACCTATATTGGCTCCACTCGCAGAAGAAATGAATGTTGATTTACTTCAGCATAATTTACTTGAGTTTGATAATTCATGGAACGAATATGGTATTCAGTCAACACCTACACTGGTTCACTATGAAGATGGTGAAGCTGTAGATGGTATTGTTGGCGCTGCTACTGAAGAAGACTACAGAGCATTTTTTGAGCGTAACGTAACAGGTGAATAA
- a CDS encoding dihydroneopterin aldolase, with protein MMTKKIENLLFAAWAAAFTATMGSLYFSEIRGFEPCELCWYQRIFMYPIVIILLIAIIRKDAKAALYSAVLSGIGGCISIYHYSIQKIDALSASAPACGRVPCTGEYINWAGFITIPFLALTAFTIIFVTSLVILKQSKGATQS; from the coding sequence ATGATGACCAAAAAGATAGAAAACCTGCTTTTTGCTGCATGGGCTGCCGCTTTTACTGCTACAATGGGATCATTGTATTTCTCAGAGATCAGAGGATTTGAGCCTTGTGAGCTGTGCTGGTATCAGCGCATTTTTATGTACCCGATCGTAATCATTTTACTCATTGCGATCATTAGAAAAGATGCGAAAGCTGCCCTTTATTCTGCTGTACTTTCAGGAATTGGCGGATGTATATCGATTTATCATTACAGTATTCAAAAGATTGATGCCTTGTCGGCTTCTGCACCTGCATGCGGCAGAGTGCCATGTACAGGCGAATATATTAACTGGGCAGGATTTATCACGATACCATTTTTGGCGTTGACTGCCTTCACGATTATTTTTGTTACAAGTCTAGTCATTCTTAAGCAATCGAAAGGAGCAACACAATCATGA
- a CDS encoding hydrolase produces MSEKLDLSQFEKKMIIRKMIHADIDKIIHMQKLCFPGMQPWKTEHLESHLDMFPDGQLVAELDGDIIGSCSSLIINFDEYDDRHTWDDVTDEGYITNHNPDGYNLYGIEVMVHPDFRRMKVGHRLYEARRELAREFNLKSIIIGGRIPNYHKYAGEMSPREYVDSVQMHKIYDPVLSFQLINGFTLMRINPNYLPDDKQSNKYATLMEWNNVDYRPKTKRHFKTSHPVRICVVQYMMRQIDSFTDFANQVEYFTDVASDAQSDFVVFPEIFTTQLMSFLNEKSPSMAVRKLTDYTEEYIELFTDLAVRYNVNIIGGSHFVKEEDDEIYNIAYLFRRDGTIEKQYKLHITPNERKWWGISPGDTVRVFDTDCGKIAIQICYDIEFPELARIATDMGAKIIFTPFCTEDRQGYLRVRYCSQARAVENQIYTVISGTVGNLPETENMDIQYAQSAIFAPSDFEFARDGIVGETDPNLEMVMIGDVDLEILRRQRQGGTVRQLKDRRHDIYSINYKK; encoded by the coding sequence ATGTCTGAAAAACTGGATTTGTCCCAATTTGAGAAAAAGATGATCATTCGTAAAATGATTCATGCTGATATAGATAAGATTATTCATATGCAAAAGCTCTGTTTCCCGGGTATGCAGCCTTGGAAGACAGAACACCTTGAGAGTCATCTGGATATGTTCCCTGATGGTCAGCTGGTTGCTGAGCTTGATGGCGATATCATCGGCTCATGCTCGAGTCTGATTATTAACTTTGATGAGTACGATGACCGCCATACGTGGGATGATGTTACGGATGAAGGCTATATCACGAACCATAACCCTGACGGATATAACCTTTACGGCATTGAAGTGATGGTTCACCCTGATTTTCGCCGGATGAAAGTCGGCCACAGATTGTATGAAGCAAGAAGAGAGTTAGCAAGGGAATTCAACCTGAAAAGTATTATTATCGGCGGCAGAATTCCAAACTATCATAAATACGCAGGTGAAATGTCGCCGCGTGAATATGTTGATTCTGTTCAGATGCATAAAATTTATGATCCGGTACTGTCATTCCAGCTGATCAACGGTTTTACACTGATGCGGATTAACCCGAATTATCTGCCGGATGATAAGCAGTCAAATAAATATGCCACGCTGATGGAATGGAATAATGTAGACTACCGTCCAAAAACCAAGAGACACTTTAAGACGAGTCATCCTGTGAGAATCTGTGTTGTGCAGTACATGATGCGTCAGATCGATTCATTTACTGACTTTGCAAATCAGGTGGAATACTTTACGGATGTCGCATCTGATGCACAATCAGACTTTGTTGTGTTCCCTGAGATTTTCACTACACAGCTCATGTCATTCCTGAATGAAAAGTCTCCGAGTATGGCTGTTAGAAAGCTGACGGATTACACGGAAGAGTACATCGAACTCTTCACAGATCTTGCAGTTCGATACAATGTTAATATCATCGGCGGCTCTCACTTTGTGAAAGAGGAAGATGATGAGATTTATAACATCGCTTATCTATTTAGAAGAGACGGCACGATTGAGAAGCAGTATAAACTTCATATTACTCCGAACGAACGCAAATGGTGGGGGATCAGCCCTGGGGACACAGTCAGAGTCTTTGATACAGACTGCGGTAAAATTGCAATCCAGATCTGTTATGACATTGAATTCCCTGAGCTTGCCCGTATTGCGACAGATATGGGTGCTAAAATCATTTTCACACCGTTCTGTACAGAAGATCGTCAGGGTTACCTGCGCGTCAGATACTGTTCACAGGCACGTGCGGTTGAAAATCAGATTTATACAGTGATTTCAGGAACAGTCGGCAACCTGCCTGAGACTGAAAATATGGATATCCAGTACGCTCAATCAGCGATTTTTGCACCGTCTGACTTTGAATTTGCGCGTGACGGTATTGTCGGTGAGACAGATCCTAACCTTGAAATGGTGATGATCGGGGATGTCGACCTTGAGATTCTCCGCCGTCAGCGTCAGGGTGGAACCGTGCGCCAGCTGAAAGACCGCAGACATGATATCTATTCGATCAATTACAAAAAATAA
- a CDS encoding phosphoglucomutase — protein sequence MSVQNTYNKWITFEGLDQELHAELAAMKGNDKAIEDSFYKNLEFGTGGMRGEIGAGTNKMNIYTVRKAAEGLAKYIEKNGEEAKQQGVVLAYDCRRKSPEFSMEIARTLATHGIKTYVFESLRSTPELSFAVRHLGTFMGGMTTASHNPPEYNGFKVYGADGAQLNLKDADDVIDEINLIENELDIQVKPVEDLKSQGLIEIVGADVDDAYAEHLITVSEKPQMAKESDLKVVFSPLHGASNVMVQRGLKALGYDVHVVAEQEQPDSEFPTLKSPNPEEPGAFELAISDGKKVNADLLITADPDGDRLGLAVQGPNGEYTLLTGNQTGAILLDYLLARKKEKGHMPENGRVFKTIVTSEIGRKVAEHYGASVEDVLTGFKFIGEKIKNYQASGEYEFLFGYEESYGYLVKDFARDKDAIQAALLATEAAAYHKAEGKTLYEVLLAIYEQHGYYKEDLESITMKGKDGAEKIQSLLTSLRKTPLEEVAGLSVEAQEDYLTSLRRHSKEGAEYKINLPASNVLKYFLEDGSWVCVRPSGTEPKIKFYFSVVGSSLEDSEDKLESIKQSFMEKIKAELN from the coding sequence ATGAGCGTACAGAACACGTATAACAAATGGATAACTTTTGAAGGGCTGGATCAGGAGCTGCATGCAGAACTCGCAGCAATGAAAGGCAATGATAAAGCGATTGAAGATTCATTTTATAAAAACCTTGAGTTCGGTACAGGCGGTATGCGCGGTGAAATTGGTGCCGGTACGAATAAGATGAACATTTATACAGTCCGTAAAGCAGCAGAAGGACTGGCGAAGTACATAGAAAAAAATGGAGAAGAAGCAAAACAGCAGGGTGTTGTTCTTGCTTATGACTGCCGCAGAAAGTCGCCTGAGTTTTCCATGGAAATTGCCCGCACACTTGCCACACACGGTATTAAAACATATGTATTTGAATCACTCAGATCAACACCTGAATTATCTTTTGCCGTACGTCACCTCGGCACATTCATGGGCGGAATGACAACTGCAAGCCACAACCCTCCTGAATATAATGGATTCAAAGTATATGGTGCAGACGGTGCCCAGCTGAATCTGAAGGATGCAGATGATGTGATTGATGAGATCAACCTGATTGAAAATGAACTGGATATTCAGGTGAAACCGGTTGAAGATTTAAAATCTCAAGGCCTGATTGAAATTGTCGGTGCAGATGTGGATGATGCCTATGCAGAGCATCTGATCACCGTATCTGAAAAGCCTCAAATGGCAAAAGAATCTGACCTTAAAGTTGTTTTCTCACCACTACACGGTGCTTCTAATGTAATGGTTCAGCGCGGACTAAAGGCGCTAGGATATGATGTACACGTTGTTGCAGAACAGGAACAGCCGGATTCTGAATTCCCAACGCTTAAATCTCCAAACCCTGAGGAACCGGGTGCGTTTGAGCTTGCAATCAGTGATGGTAAAAAAGTCAATGCAGATCTGTTAATTACAGCTGACCCGGATGGTGACCGGCTAGGACTTGCAGTACAGGGGCCAAACGGCGAGTATACACTTTTGACAGGAAATCAGACTGGCGCTATTTTACTTGATTACCTGCTTGCCCGTAAAAAGGAAAAGGGACATATGCCTGAAAATGGCCGCGTATTCAAAACGATCGTAACTTCAGAAATCGGCAGAAAAGTAGCTGAACATTATGGTGCTTCAGTTGAGGATGTACTAACAGGCTTTAAATTTATCGGTGAAAAGATTAAAAATTACCAGGCGTCAGGTGAATATGAATTCCTCTTTGGTTATGAAGAGAGCTACGGATATCTGGTAAAAGATTTTGCACGCGATAAAGATGCCATTCAAGCAGCACTTCTCGCTACAGAAGCAGCAGCTTATCACAAAGCTGAAGGCAAAACGCTTTATGAAGTGTTACTTGCGATCTATGAGCAGCACGGCTATTACAAAGAAGACCTTGAATCGATCACAATGAAAGGGAAGGATGGTGCTGAAAAGATTCAGTCACTACTGACTTCTCTCAGAAAAACGCCGCTTGAAGAAGTTGCGGGATTATCAGTAGAAGCGCAGGAGGATTACCTGACTTCACTACGCCGTCATTCAAAAGAAGGTGCAGAGTATAAAATTAACCTGCCGGCTTCTAACGTATTAAAATACTTCCTTGAAGACGGTTCATGGGTATGTGTCAGACCAAGCGGCACAGAGCCGAAAATCAAATTCTATTTCAGCGTAGTCGGCTCTTCACTTGAAGACAGCGAAGACAAGCTTGAAAGCATTAAGCAGTCCTTTATGGAGAAGATTAAGGCTGAATTAAACTAA
- a CDS encoding sensor histidine kinase — translation MNDPSHVTILKEIAELLNEETELESMLQGSLEKFLEGTDFHTGWVFFIEENGKHALIAHENLPDILTEQDCFYMKTGGCWCVNRFRQGRLRKASNIIECKRITEAIDRSKVNPEGITHHATVPLQSGNERFGLLNVATPGRREFEAHELALLESVAFQIGSAIKRIQLTKKEQEVALMQERNRLARDLHDSVNQLLFSMTLTARGGAEMSEDADVKETFHGLQSLAQEALTEMRALIWQLRPKGMEGGLTEALNGFAEMLGLKATIKIEGVLNLPSKVEETIFRIAQEAITNCKRHAGADEIYIWIDAASDKIDMTIRDFGRGFYPDHVEKLPSVGLSSMKERTRLLNGEFSLKSHPAEGTQIKITLPY, via the coding sequence ATGAATGATCCATCACATGTAACGATCCTGAAAGAGATTGCTGAACTTTTGAATGAAGAAACTGAACTTGAATCTATGCTTCAGGGGTCTCTGGAAAAATTCCTTGAAGGTACAGATTTTCATACGGGATGGGTCTTTTTTATAGAGGAGAACGGTAAGCATGCATTAATTGCTCATGAAAATCTTCCTGATATTCTGACTGAACAGGATTGCTTTTATATGAAAACGGGGGGCTGCTGGTGTGTGAACCGTTTCCGGCAGGGGCGTCTTAGAAAGGCCTCGAATATTATTGAGTGCAAAAGAATTACGGAAGCGATCGACAGAAGTAAAGTAAATCCTGAGGGCATTACGCATCACGCAACGGTTCCACTGCAGTCAGGAAATGAACGCTTCGGTTTGTTAAATGTTGCGACTCCGGGAAGACGTGAATTTGAAGCGCATGAGCTTGCGCTGCTTGAATCAGTTGCTTTCCAGATCGGATCGGCTATCAAGCGGATTCAGCTGACTAAAAAAGAGCAGGAGGTCGCACTGATGCAGGAGCGTAACCGGCTCGCGCGTGATCTTCATGATTCTGTGAACCAGCTGCTTTTTTCAATGACGCTGACTGCAAGAGGCGGCGCTGAAATGTCAGAGGATGCAGATGTGAAAGAAACCTTTCACGGGCTTCAATCTCTGGCTCAGGAAGCACTGACTGAGATGAGGGCACTGATCTGGCAGCTTCGTCCAAAAGGGATGGAAGGCGGACTCACTGAGGCACTGAATGGATTTGCTGAGATGCTTGGGTTAAAAGCAACCATTAAAATCGAAGGTGTACTGAATCTCCCTTCAAAAGTGGAAGAGACTATTTTCAGAATCGCACAGGAAGCGATCACAAATTGTAAGAGACATGCAGGGGCAGATGAGATTTATATCTGGATCGATGCAGCATCAGATAAAATTGACATGACTATCAGAGATTTTGGAAGAGGTTTTTATCCGGATCATGTGGAAAAGCTTCCATCAGTCGGCCTCTCAAGCATGAAAGAACGGACAAGGCTGCTAAACGGGGAATTTTCACTTAAGAGCCATCCGGCTGAGGGTACGCAGATTAAGATTACATTGCCTTACTAG
- a CDS encoding LuxR family transcriptional regulator, translating into MSIKLLIADDHHVVRRGLVFFLKTQKDIEIVGEAKNGVEAVAMVKKFQPDVVLMDLVMPEMDGIEATREIKRALPSTEIMMLTSFSDQDHVVPAIEAGAAGYQLKDIEPDELADSIRKLMNGENTLHPKATSHLMTRVNQDEPSPHEVHQLTRRERDVLLELAKGKSNKEIASSLFITEKTVKTHISNLFSKLEVSDRTQAALYAVKHGLASPERKF; encoded by the coding sequence ATGTCGATAAAATTATTAATTGCTGATGACCATCACGTTGTTAGAAGAGGACTTGTGTTCTTTTTAAAAACACAGAAAGATATTGAAATTGTCGGAGAAGCTAAAAACGGCGTGGAGGCAGTAGCGATGGTGAAGAAGTTCCAGCCGGATGTTGTGCTGATGGATCTTGTGATGCCTGAAATGGACGGGATTGAAGCGACCAGAGAGATCAAACGGGCGCTTCCTTCTACTGAAATTATGATGCTCACAAGCTTTTCAGATCAGGATCATGTTGTGCCAGCCATTGAAGCAGGAGCGGCAGGGTATCAGTTAAAGGATATTGAGCCTGATGAGCTTGCGGATTCAATCCGCAAACTGATGAACGGAGAGAATACCCTGCACCCGAAAGCAACGAGTCACCTGATGACACGCGTTAATCAGGATGAACCATCACCTCATGAGGTTCACCAGCTGACAAGAAGAGAGCGGGATGTGCTGCTTGAGCTTGCTAAAGGTAAAAGCAATAAGGAAATAGCCTCTTCACTTTTTATTACTGAAAAAACGGTTAAGACTCATATATCAAACCTTTTTTCAAAGCTTGAAGTATCTGACCGTACACAGGCTGCTTTATATGCAGTGAAGCACGGTCTGGCTTCACCTGAGCGGAAATTTTAA
- a CDS encoding zinc-binding alcohol dehydrogenase, with protein sequence MKALLLKDKGQWRDMKVEETDQPVPAEDEVLVKVKAAGLNPVDYKTGEGGSPAWEYPHILGLDAAGDIVETDASVHDLHEGDRVVFLADMAKRGAFAEYAIAKAHTVSKLPEDVSYTDAAALPVAAYTAYQALFYKLHIQKNKSILIHAGAGGVGGFAIQLAKYAGLTVITTASEENHDHVQQLGADFAIDYNQDDFVEKTKEFTNGLGVNYVLDTVGRDNATKSLKALAYNGQIAFIAGQPEMNDSISFAHPISFHHVALGSVFQSGNHEEEETLKAIGDHLVELLSKGEIKSLVEQVISLEEVPKGLEQLETRKVKGKIVAEID encoded by the coding sequence GTGAAAGCACTACTGTTAAAAGATAAAGGACAATGGCGCGATATGAAAGTTGAAGAAACAGATCAGCCTGTGCCAGCTGAGGATGAAGTACTGGTAAAAGTGAAAGCAGCGGGACTTAACCCTGTTGATTATAAAACAGGTGAAGGCGGTTCGCCGGCCTGGGAGTATCCGCATATACTCGGACTGGATGCAGCTGGTGATATCGTAGAGACGGATGCTTCTGTCCATGATTTACATGAAGGTGACCGCGTTGTCTTTTTAGCTGATATGGCTAAAAGAGGTGCATTTGCTGAATATGCCATTGCGAAAGCTCATACTGTATCAAAGCTTCCTGAAGACGTATCTTATACAGATGCTGCAGCACTTCCGGTTGCGGCTTATACAGCTTATCAGGCGCTGTTTTACAAGCTTCATATCCAAAAGAATAAGTCGATTCTGATTCATGCAGGTGCAGGCGGAGTAGGCGGATTTGCGATACAGCTGGCTAAATACGCCGGTCTCACTGTCATTACAACTGCATCAGAAGAGAATCATGACCATGTGCAACAGCTCGGTGCAGACTTTGCGATCGATTATAATCAAGACGATTTTGTAGAAAAAACAAAGGAATTTACAAATGGTTTAGGCGTGAATTACGTGCTTGATACAGTTGGAAGAGACAATGCAACAAAATCATTAAAGGCACTTGCCTATAATGGCCAAATCGCATTTATTGCAGGACAGCCTGAGATGAATGACTCGATTTCATTTGCCCATCCGATTTCATTTCATCATGTAGCATTAGGCAGTGTGTTCCAGTCTGGAAATCATGAAGAGGAAGAGACACTGAAAGCAATTGGTGATCATCTTGTTGAACTCCTCTCAAAAGGAGAAATCAAGAGCCTGGTTGAGCAAGTGATTTCACTTGAAGAAGTGCCAAAAGGACTTGAGCAGCTCGAAACGAGAAAAGTTAAAGGAAAGATTGTCGCAGAAATCGACTGA
- a CDS encoding stage V sporulation protein R, whose product MESNELASTISEVTEIAKGFGLDFYPMRYEICPASVIYTFGAYGMPSRFSHWSFGRL is encoded by the coding sequence ATGGAATCAAATGAATTAGCCAGTACAATCAGTGAAGTAACAGAGATTGCCAAGGGGTTTGGTCTCGATTTTTATCCAATGCGTTATGAGATCTGTCCTGCATCCGTGATCTATACTTTTGGAGCTTACGGAATGCCATCACGCTTTTCGCATTGGAGCTTTGGTAGACTTTGA
- a CDS encoding stage V sporulation protein R produces MVDFEAVRDELVQSRVNGGFPCLYVEDGDYLKNGELYIRHAYEGTELDVQYLEKVMHYIYQLWGRTVHFETVLNQKTFLFTCSGRGVYNKQVEYTT; encoded by the coding sequence TTGGTAGACTTTGAGGCGGTAAGAGATGAACTTGTCCAATCCAGGGTGAATGGCGGGTTCCCGTGTCTTTACGTTGAAGACGGCGATTATTTGAAAAATGGCGAGCTATATATCCGTCATGCTTATGAGGGAACAGAGCTTGATGTGCAGTACCTTGAGAAGGTTATGCATTACATTTACCAGCTGTGGGGAAGAACTGTTCATTTCGAAACGGTATTAAATCAAAAAACTTTTTTGTTTACATGCAGCGGTCGCGGGGTATATAATAAACAGGTTGAATATACAACTTGA
- a CDS encoding ACP phosphodiesterase has protein sequence MRVLVVKANNRPSDQSVSAKMHDLFLEEIKDNEEITIDHVDLYNEELPYIGQDFLAAQFKSAESAPLSDAESKVLTIANSHLDRFKQADVVVFAFPLWNFTVPAVLHTYMDYLFRAGETFRYTAEGPQGLMGDKRAILLNARGGDYSAPAMQGAEMSVNFIKNALGFFGIQQQTDVIIEGHNQYVDRSEEIKEEGFKRTVEAAKDLSAVAAR, from the coding sequence ATGAGAGTATTAGTCGTAAAAGCAAACAATCGTCCATCAGATCAATCAGTTTCTGCTAAAATGCATGATCTGTTCCTTGAGGAAATTAAGGATAATGAAGAAATTACAATCGACCATGTTGATCTATATAATGAAGAACTGCCATATATCGGTCAGGACTTCCTGGCAGCACAATTCAAATCAGCAGAAAGTGCGCCATTATCAGACGCAGAAAGCAAAGTACTGACAATTGCAAACAGCCATCTTGACCGCTTTAAGCAGGCAGATGTTGTGGTATTTGCATTCCCACTGTGGAACTTTACAGTACCTGCAGTGCTTCACACGTATATGGATTACCTGTTCCGCGCAGGAGAAACGTTCCGATATACTGCTGAAGGTCCTCAAGGGTTAATGGGAGACAAGCGTGCGATCCTGTTGAATGCAAGAGGCGGAGATTACTCAGCGCCGGCAATGCAGGGAGCTGAAATGAGTGTAAACTTCATTAAAAACGCTCTAGGATTCTTCGGTATCCAGCAGCAGACTGATGTGATCATTGAAGGTCACAATCAGTACGTGGACCGTTCTGAAGAGATCAAAGAAGAAGGCTTTAAGCGCACAGTTGAAGCTGCAAAAGATTTAAGCGCAGTCGCTGCCAGGTAA
- a CDS encoding DNA mismatch repair protein MutT — protein MSYVRNLREKIGHDPVNLVGVTALAFNESGNILLQQRPDGVWGLPGGLIELGESTEQAVRREVKEETGIEVGSLELITVLSGEDYHVKLPNGDEFFAITVVYYTKDVTGEPEADGIETIETDFFPPNELPEGTSPRIKKMLRDSADQLSDFGKKEQ, from the coding sequence ATGAGTTATGTTCGCAATTTAAGAGAAAAGATTGGGCATGATCCTGTTAACCTGGTTGGCGTAACAGCGCTTGCATTTAATGAGTCAGGTAATATCCTGCTGCAGCAAAGACCGGATGGCGTGTGGGGGCTGCCGGGTGGATTAATCGAACTTGGAGAATCAACAGAGCAGGCTGTCAGAAGAGAAGTGAAAGAAGAAACAGGAATAGAAGTGGGTTCACTTGAACTAATTACAGTGTTATCGGGTGAAGACTATCACGTGAAACTGCCGAACGGAGACGAATTTTTTGCGATTACAGTCGTCTATTACACAAAAGACGTTACAGGTGAACCTGAAGCTGATGGAATTGAAACGATTGAAACAGACTTCTTCCCACCGAATGAATTACCGGAAGGCACTAGTCCAAGGATTAAAAAAATGCTGAGAGATTCTGCAGATCAGCTATCGGATTTCGGTAAGAAGGAACAATAA